Proteins from a genomic interval of Croceicoccus naphthovorans:
- the ileS gene encoding isoleucine--tRNA ligase: protein MTEKRDFKDTVFLPKTDFPMKAGLPQKEPGILARWQEIGLYEKLRDARRGREKFVLHDGPPYANGDMHIGHALNHVLKDMVVRTQSLTGKDAPYVPGWDCHGLPIEWKVEEQYRKKKKNKDEVPAKEFRAECRAYAQHWVDTQREQLKRLGINGDWENPYLTMQFESEATIVAELLKFAESGQLYRGAKPVMWSPVEKTALAEAEVEYEDITSTQIDVAFEIVESPIPELVGAHAVIWTTTPWTIPVNQALAYGPDVDYVLVKLTDESPKFLVAFNLVDEFVDRLARSIDPVNKDKVAAKLGGWVAEGVKDKNGLVSLWGYAPDATFKGSELAGTVARHPMHHLGGFYAAPRPLLPGDFVTTDSGTGLVHMAPDHGEDDFDLCKAHGIEPKFVVDGDGRYREDWLWLPRTDERSMSVINPKFNAPDGPVCSDLREVGALLSASTDYQHSYPHSWRSKAKVIFRCTPQWFVPMDLPNAVEHIDNRAEARWENEGGAQEPKLTLRQAAMQAIADTRFVPAKGRNRIGSMVEGRPDWVLSRQRAWGVPITLFVDRKSGQYLNDPAVNARIVESIRTHGVDGWDEDYAAAILGPDYDLDDYERITDILDVWFDSGSTHAFVLESGRWPDLQWPADLYLEGSDQHRGWFQSSLLESCGTRGRAPYKAVLTHGFTMASDGKKMSKSLGNTVDPNKVMEEYGADIIRLWALSVDYTEDHRIGPEILKGVGDQYRRLRNTFRYLLGALQGFSDAERVDAANMPELERYVLSLLGDVDATLRTAIDDFDFNTYVRTLVDFCNEDLSAFFFDIRKDSLYCDAPGDLGRRAYRTVLDTLFHALIRWAAPVLVFTAEEVWQSRFPGSDSVHLLEWPEVPAANADKARWSALRDLRERVNEAIEPLRREKTVRSSLQAEVEVPAAAVPEGFSDADLEELFITATVTRGQGDAVIVKPTDLAKCGRCWRHLPEVREDGDACDRCDSVVEGMEAA, encoded by the coding sequence ATGACTGAGAAGCGCGATTTCAAAGATACGGTTTTCCTGCCGAAGACCGACTTCCCCATGAAGGCCGGACTCCCCCAGAAGGAGCCGGGTATTCTGGCGCGCTGGCAAGAGATTGGCCTCTACGAAAAGCTGCGCGATGCCCGCCGGGGTCGTGAAAAATTCGTGCTGCACGACGGCCCGCCCTATGCCAATGGCGACATGCACATCGGCCACGCGCTGAACCACGTGCTGAAGGACATGGTGGTGCGCACGCAAAGCCTGACCGGCAAGGACGCGCCCTACGTGCCCGGCTGGGACTGTCACGGCCTTCCCATCGAGTGGAAGGTGGAAGAGCAGTACCGCAAGAAAAAGAAGAACAAGGACGAGGTTCCGGCCAAGGAATTCCGCGCCGAATGCCGCGCCTATGCGCAGCACTGGGTGGATACCCAGCGTGAGCAGCTGAAGCGTCTTGGCATCAACGGCGACTGGGAAAACCCGTATCTGACGATGCAGTTCGAGAGCGAGGCGACGATCGTTGCCGAACTGCTGAAGTTTGCCGAAAGCGGCCAGCTCTATCGCGGCGCGAAGCCGGTTATGTGGTCCCCGGTCGAGAAGACCGCGCTGGCCGAGGCCGAGGTCGAGTATGAGGACATCACCTCGACCCAGATCGACGTGGCGTTCGAGATCGTGGAATCGCCGATCCCCGAACTGGTCGGCGCGCACGCGGTGATCTGGACGACGACGCCTTGGACGATCCCGGTGAACCAGGCTTTGGCCTATGGGCCGGATGTTGATTATGTACTGGTCAAGCTTACCGATGAAAGTCCCAAGTTCCTCGTCGCCTTCAACCTGGTCGACGAATTCGTAGATCGCTTGGCGCGTTCGATTGACCCCGTTAACAAAGACAAAGTTGCAGCAAAGTTAGGTGGCTGGGTCGCAGAAGGCGTTAAAGATAAAAATGGCCTAGTGTCTCTTTGGGGATATGCACCCGACGCGACTTTCAAAGGCTCCGAACTCGCCGGCACCGTCGCCCGCCACCCAATGCACCACCTCGGCGGGTTCTACGCCGCGCCGCGTCCGCTCCTCCCCGGCGATTTCGTCACCACCGATTCCGGCACCGGCCTCGTCCACATGGCGCCCGATCATGGCGAGGACGACTTCGACCTGTGCAAGGCCCACGGCATCGAGCCCAAGTTCGTGGTCGATGGCGATGGCCGCTACCGCGAGGACTGGCTCTGGCTGCCACGCACCGACGAACGGTCGATGTCGGTCATCAATCCGAAGTTCAACGCACCCGACGGGCCAGTCTGTTCGGACCTGCGTGAGGTTGGCGCTCTCCTTAGCGCGTCCACCGACTATCAACACTCTTATCCACATAGCTGGCGCTCGAAGGCCAAGGTCATCTTCCGCTGCACGCCGCAGTGGTTCGTGCCGATGGATTTGCCGAACGCGGTAGAGCACATCGACAACCGCGCCGAGGCTCGCTGGGAAAACGAAGGCGGCGCGCAAGAACCGAAGCTGACGCTGCGCCAAGCGGCGATGCAGGCCATCGCCGACACCCGCTTTGTCCCCGCCAAGGGCCGCAACCGCATCGGGTCGATGGTCGAAGGCCGCCCCGACTGGGTCCTCTCGCGCCAGCGTGCGTGGGGCGTGCCGATCACGCTGTTCGTCGATCGCAAGTCCGGCCAGTACCTCAACGATCCGGCGGTCAATGCCCGCATCGTCGAATCCATCCGCACGCACGGCGTCGACGGGTGGGATGAGGACTATGCCGCCGCGATCCTCGGCCCGGACTACGACCTCGACGATTATGAGCGGATTACCGACATCCTCGACGTCTGGTTCGATTCGGGCAGTACCCACGCCTTCGTGCTGGAATCGGGCCGCTGGCCCGACCTGCAATGGCCTGCCGACCTTTATCTGGAAGGCAGCGATCAGCATCGCGGGTGGTTCCAGTCTTCGCTGCTGGAAAGCTGCGGCACGCGAGGCCGTGCGCCTTACAAGGCGGTTTTGACCCACGGCTTCACCATGGCCAGCGACGGCAAGAAAATGTCGAAGAGCCTTGGCAACACCGTCGATCCCAACAAGGTGATGGAGGAGTACGGCGCCGACATCATCCGCCTATGGGCTCTGAGCGTCGACTATACCGAGGATCACCGCATCGGGCCCGAAATCCTGAAGGGCGTGGGCGATCAGTATCGCCGCTTGCGCAACACGTTCCGCTATCTGCTGGGCGCGTTGCAGGGCTTCAGCGATGCCGAACGCGTCGACGCGGCCAATATGCCAGAGCTGGAGCGATATGTCCTCTCGCTGCTGGGCGATGTCGATGCCACGCTGCGCACCGCCATCGACGATTTCGACTTCAACACCTACGTCCGCACGCTGGTCGATTTCTGTAACGAGGACTTGTCCGCGTTCTTCTTCGATATCCGCAAGGACAGCCTCTATTGCGATGCGCCGGGCGACTTGGGCCGCCGCGCCTATCGCACCGTGCTCGACACGCTGTTCCACGCGCTGATCCGATGGGCCGCGCCGGTGCTGGTATTCACGGCTGAGGAAGTGTGGCAGTCGCGTTTTCCGGGCAGCGATTCGGTGCATCTGCTCGAATGGCCCGAAGTGCCCGCTGCTAACGCCGACAAGGCGCGCTGGTCTGCCCTGCGCGATCTGCGCGAGCGGGTGAACGAGGCGATCGAACCGCTCCGCCGTGAAAAGACCGTGCGTTCCAGCTTGCAGGCCGAAGTCGAAGTGCCCGCCGCTGCCGTGCCCGAAGGGTTCAGCGATGCCGACCTAGAAGAGCTGTTCATCACCGCGACAGTTACCCGCGGGCAGGGCGATGCCGTGATCGTAAAGCCGACAGACCTTGCCAAATGCGGCCGTTGCTGGCGCCATCTTCCCGAAGTGAGGGAAGACGGGGACGCCTGCGACCGCTGCGACAGCGTGGTCGAAGGTATGGAAGCCGCCTGA
- a CDS encoding bifunctional riboflavin kinase/FAD synthetase has translation MTRLSSTDPIPQELQGAVIALGNFDGVHQGHQAVIGAAVDMARADGSPVLVATFDPHPARHFKPDAPPFRLTTLEQREVLFAAYGADAMVVFEFDAALAGTSAEDFVNRHLLTHMGVKGIVTGTDFTFGKDRSGNIDVMRRLAAQAGIGTKAVPPVHDGGGVISSTRIRQALQAGDPQEAARLLTRPFAIRGEVVHGAKLGRTIGYPTANVELGPYLRPKYGIYAVTGHLPDGRVIKGAANLGIRPSFDPPKELLEPYFFDFAEDLYGQTIEVALHHFLRPEAKFDTLDALTEQMEKDCAKARALLDALPAFD, from the coding sequence ATGACCCGGCTTTCCTCCACCGATCCGATCCCGCAGGAATTGCAGGGCGCTGTCATCGCGCTGGGCAATTTCGATGGCGTGCATCAGGGGCATCAGGCCGTGATCGGCGCGGCGGTGGACATGGCACGCGCCGATGGCAGCCCGGTGCTGGTGGCGACGTTCGATCCGCACCCTGCGCGGCATTTCAAGCCCGACGCGCCGCCGTTCCGGCTGACCACGCTGGAACAACGCGAAGTCCTGTTTGCCGCATACGGGGCCGACGCGATGGTCGTGTTCGAATTCGATGCCGCGCTGGCTGGGACGAGCGCCGAAGACTTCGTGAACCGTCACCTGCTCACCCACATGGGTGTGAAGGGGATCGTGACGGGCACAGACTTTACGTTCGGCAAGGATCGCAGCGGCAATATCGACGTGATGCGCCGGTTGGCAGCGCAAGCGGGGATTGGGACCAAGGCCGTTCCCCCTGTGCACGACGGGGGCGGGGTCATTTCCTCCACCCGCATTCGTCAGGCTTTGCAGGCGGGCGATCCGCAGGAAGCGGCACGGCTGCTGACCCGCCCCTTCGCGATCCGCGGCGAAGTCGTCCACGGCGCAAAGCTGGGCCGCACGATCGGCTATCCCACCGCGAACGTCGAACTCGGCCCATACCTGCGGCCGAAGTACGGCATCTATGCCGTCACCGGCCACCTTCCCGACGGGCGCGTCATCAAGGGCGCGGCGAATCTGGGCATCCGGCCCAGCTTCGATCCGCCCAAGGAACTTCTCGAACCGTACTTCTTCGACTTTGCCGAAGATCTCTACGGCCAGACCATTGAAGTCGCGCTGCACCACTTTCTGCGGCCAGAGGCGAAGTTCGATACGCTCGACGCGCTGACCGAGCAGATGGAAAAGGATTGCGCCAAGGCGCGCGCGTTGCTGGACGCACTGCCCGCTTTCGATTAA
- a CDS encoding dihydrofolate reductase, giving the protein MTGPEVFLVVARASNGVIGANGRLPWHLPADLAHFKRLTMGSPMIMGRATFDSLPGVLPDRRHIVLTRDAEWHPTDVGEDDDVEIAADLDTAIARANGARIAVIGGAQVFAEALPRARRIELTEIHRDYVGDVTMPAIPDDDWQEVAREDHDADGQRPAYSFVTLRRKGN; this is encoded by the coding sequence ATGACCGGACCGGAGGTGTTTCTCGTCGTCGCGCGCGCATCGAACGGCGTGATCGGCGCGAACGGCCGCCTACCCTGGCATCTTCCCGCCGATCTGGCCCATTTCAAACGGCTGACAATGGGCTCACCAATGATCATGGGGCGTGCAACTTTCGATTCGCTGCCCGGTGTTTTGCCCGATCGCCGCCATATTGTTCTAACCCGCGATGCGGAATGGCATCCGACCGACGTGGGTGAGGATGACGACGTCGAAATCGCAGCCGACCTCGATACCGCCATCGCCCGTGCCAACGGCGCGCGCATAGCGGTGATCGGCGGCGCGCAGGTTTTTGCAGAGGCGCTGCCCCGCGCCCGCCGGATCGAGCTGACCGAAATTCACCGCGACTATGTCGGCGACGTCACCATGCCCGCCATTCCCGATGACGATTGGCAGGAAGTCGCGCGCGAGGATCACGACGCAGACGGCCAGCGCCCGGCCTACAGCTTTGTCACCTTGCGCCGCAAAGGCAATTGA
- a CDS encoding 5-(carboxyamino)imidazole ribonucleotide synthase: MSSTPVIAPGSTIGILGGGQLGRMMAMAAAQLGYRCHIFAPEEDSVAAEVSAQFTRAEFTDQAALTAFAAQCEVVTYEFENVPVAPLSALGDTPLRAPARALEVAQDRLAEKDFVAGLGGTPAPYRAVENEAELLAAIDEIGVPGILKTRRDGYDGKGQWRIRNRCDADEMTVPPVPLIYEGFVTFEAEFSVILVRAVDGKVKFWDSAQNDHSSGILSRSTVPAGDAVAAQIPAARHLAARVAEALGYVGVLTLEFFATADGPVFNEMAPRVHNSGHWTIEGAVTSQFENHIRAICNLPLGDCGLRVPGATMDNLIGTAPEDCTAYLQDPSAHLHFYGKTEAREGRKMGHVTRLTLQEGLA, from the coding sequence TGAGCAGCACCCCGGTTATCGCACCCGGCAGCACGATCGGCATTCTCGGCGGAGGGCAACTCGGCCGGATGATGGCCATGGCCGCCGCACAGCTCGGCTATCGCTGCCACATCTTCGCGCCCGAAGAGGACAGCGTCGCGGCGGAAGTGTCCGCCCAGTTTACCCGCGCCGAATTCACCGATCAGGCCGCACTGACCGCCTTCGCCGCGCAGTGCGAGGTCGTCACTTACGAGTTTGAGAACGTGCCCGTCGCGCCACTCTCGGCGCTGGGCGACACCCCGCTGCGTGCCCCGGCCCGCGCGCTGGAAGTGGCGCAGGACCGGCTGGCGGAAAAGGACTTCGTGGCTGGCCTTGGCGGCACCCCCGCTCCCTATCGCGCGGTGGAGAACGAGGCGGAACTGCTCGCCGCCATCGACGAAATCGGCGTGCCGGGCATCCTGAAAACCCGCCGCGACGGATACGACGGCAAGGGCCAGTGGCGCATCCGCAACCGCTGCGACGCGGACGAGATGACCGTGCCGCCGGTGCCGCTGATCTACGAAGGATTCGTGACGTTCGAGGCCGAGTTCTCGGTCATTCTCGTCCGCGCAGTCGACGGCAAGGTGAAGTTCTGGGATTCGGCGCAGAACGACCATTCGTCGGGAATTCTCTCGCGCTCGACCGTTCCCGCCGGTGATGCCGTTGCCGCGCAAATTCCCGCCGCCCGCCACCTCGCCGCCCGCGTGGCAGAGGCCTTGGGGTATGTCGGCGTGCTGACGCTGGAATTCTTTGCCACGGCAGACGGTCCGGTATTCAACGAGATGGCCCCGCGCGTCCACAATTCCGGCCACTGGACCATCGAAGGCGCGGTCACCAGCCAGTTCGAGAACCACATCCGCGCCATCTGCAACCTGCCGCTGGGCGATTGCGGACTGCGCGTTCCGGGCGCGACGATGGACAACCTGATCGGCACCGCACCCGAAGATTGCACCGCTTACCTGCAAGACCCCTCGGCACACCTGCATTTCTATGGCAAGACCGAGGCGCGCGAGGGGCGCAAGATGGGGCATGTAACCCGCCTCACGCTGCAGGAAGGATTGGCATGA